Genomic window (Phragmites australis chromosome 5, lpPhrAust1.1, whole genome shotgun sequence):
aagtAGGGATAGAAAAACactgtatattttttaaatagtaaaaatagaaataaaatagtagtaaatatgaaaaagtcGGCAACTACTATATTATTAGATAATCTCGTCTATCATTATCATTTAATACAACGGTAGAGTAAAGCAAAGTCCAAATAAAATGCTGAAAAATGAATCGGGTTGTACACCGTTTCAAGAAACTGAAAAACCAAAGGGCGaaatcctgaaaaaaaaaagtccatcGTTCTTCTGCTAGGATAGCAAGAGTAATGCCGTGGAATCTTTACCCTTTCGTCGCCGACCTGGCGGAGCCGCGGCCGAGGTGCGCTGAATGCCCGTTGAACCCTTTAGCCAGCCGGTTCAGGCCCGGGTGCAGCCGGACGCAGCCCATCATGCTCTGCCGGTGCGGCATCGGCATGCCGCCCTCTGGCGCCGCCGCGGCTTCAGCCTTCTTGCTCTGCTTCTTGCGCTTCCCAGCCGAGGCGTTGCCATCGGTAGCCACGGACCCCGCCCTCGCCTTCTTGACCGGCGTGCCAAGTTGTTGCACCGGCGCGTACCTGAACACCGGGTCCATGCTTATGTTGCAGGCGGCGCGGCCTTTGGCTGATGCCCTCCGGAACAGGAGCAAGTCGCTGAGCCGCCATTTCTTCCTCCCGCCATTGTTCGTGGCCGGAGCAGTGGAGGTCGGGGACGTGGCAGAGTGGGGGTTCATGGGTGAAGAGGATGATTCGATACCGCCTTCGTCGTCTTTGCTGCCGGCGCCAAGAGGGGAGGGGGCCTTGGCCAGGGCAGCGGCGAACGGGTCGAAGTCGGAACTACCAGGCCCGACCAGGTTCCGTAGCCGGGGAGACCACATCACGGACCTCGCCGATCGTGGCGTGGATCCGACACTGCCGCCGTCAAGTAAACGCGGCGGTGGCTTCAGAGGGCGGATCTTTCCCTCGTCGAAGAGCTCGTCGGCCGTCGACAATTCTTGCGTCTGCGTGGCCTTGTCGAGGAGGACGCCGAAGTCGAAGTCCGTGTCGTCCACCTCGCCCCCGTCCACCGTCGCGACCGCGCTTGTGAACTCGGGCTTCGGTTTCCCTGGCTTCTGCTCCCAGTCGAACGGCACGGTGGAGGCGACCGTGGAGTAGGATACACGGGGCTGGAACCCGTCGTCTGCCTTGTCGTAGCCGGGGCCGTCGCCATCGACGCTGTCGAACTGCGCGTATATGGCGGCAGCGCGCGCCGGGCTGGCGGGGGCGCTGGTGAAGTGCTGGAAGAGGTCGAAGGGGTCGGCGTCGGAGGCGCCGGGCGGGAGGTGCTCGAATGGGTTGGGCGACGGGGGTGCGGTCACCGCCGTGGCCAAGAATGGGTTGCCCGCCGTGACGTCTTCGGCGGAGGCGAACCGGTTCATGATCGCGGACTCTGTGGTGTAGGCGCCGGAGGTCGCGCTGTCGAGCAGGAAgccctgcggcggcggcggtgtcaTGAGCTCCATCACGTCGAGTCGGGAGATGCACGTCGCGGCGAGGAGGTTTTGAGAGGGAAGCCAGAAAGGAAAGGAGCAGGAAGTGGATACGAACGTGGCAGAGACTATGGAAGGGTGATTAAATTGTTGCCAGGTTGGGTTGCTTCTCTCGCCAAACGGGAGGAGAATTTTCCCGCTAATGGGCCGGACAAAACCGAGCCAAGCCCCAATTATTCAGATTTTGCGGCTGAAAAGCCCAACTCTAAatatcctttcttttttttagaaaaacagaGCCGAGCTAAGAAAGCTGACCTCGGCATGTCCATAAGTTCAAACGAAAAACTCTATATTAAAGAATATATTTCCAGAAGCCAAAGACTTGGCAACTCTATCCCTGCAACTCCAAGAGGGCGTGGGACATGCTCGTTCATCTATTTTTCTCATTTCATATCTATCTATCATTAATtctcttatatatatttttttaatatttttactatattttgtatacaaaatttaatataaataaaaatgcCTAATAAAATTTTCCTCACCCTTTCCCTCCATGTTCATGCTGCATACACGTCCGCAAAGCGCCAAATTGCGCAATATAGTTGCGTGTACCATAGTTCACACCAACTCCCGTCAACCACACGAAATCCCGTCAAACAATCCCAAGCTGGCCAAGCATCCGAAAATCCAACAGAAACAAAAACTGAAATCAAAGATAAAAAAAGCGAAGATTTTTCTCCTCGCCTTCTTTAAGCCCAAGCAAAACCTCGCGACCGAAAAAGCCCAGGAACCGAGAGCGTAATCGCAACAAGCTACGCACGCCGCCCCTTGTTCCTCCAATCCATACTTCCAGAGGCAGACGCGGACCGGCAAGCTGGGCACCTACGCCATGGAGCGGGTGGCGCTGCTCCGCAcctccggccgccgcctcctctacCGCTGCCGCAGGGGCAGGACAATGgtccccgccgcctccgccccgTCCGCGGCGCGCCGGCCGTCGTCCTCCTCATTCCCGTCGCGCAGCTATTCGGCTCTGCCGGGAGGCGGCGCGCGCCTCCTGGCCGCGGCCGCGCCGCTGCACTGCGCCGGGCGGTACtggccggccgccgcgccccgGCTCGCGCGGCGGCTGTCGGCGCCCGCCGTTTCGACCTCGCCCTCCCCTGTGCCCCAAGGTGAGGATTGCTTTTGTTCGAACTCATCTACTCTATATCGGGAGGCGTAGGAATTCCGAAGCAAAATGAGACAATGTATTAAATCGTTTGGAAGTGCATAGTTGATTGGGAATAAAGATGCAGAAGTTGCACGGTGATGGCTAGTCTATGCTTGGATTTCCTTTTGCGTACTGGGTAGGTTTCAAGATGATTTTTTTAGCATAGAAGTTGTGCATTTTCTGTGTTGTTTTGGTCATAGTTTTGACATGAGGCAGCTGAAACTGAAAAATACACTACTTGAAAAAGAAGCAGCATTCAAACTTCATCCTTTTGTTATTTGAAAAGAAAATTCGAGGTCTTATGTTCATCAAATGTGTGACTTGTTTCTTCTGACGTAAGCAGATACAGATGATGTCCATGAGCATGCTGCAAAGCTTGGATTTGAAAAGGTCTCCGAACAGATTATAGATGAGTGCAAATCGGCTGCTATTCTCTATAAGCACAAGAAGACAGGTGCAGAAGTTATGTCTGTGTCAAACGATGATGAGAATAAAGTGTTCGGCATTGTTTTCCGTACTCCTCCGTAAGTGCATGTAGTCCTTGGTTCTTTGTTTTGTTGATAGTAAATTAGTATTTTGTTGTCCCGTTGGCATAGGGATTTGTCGTACAAAAATGAGCTAGGGAGTCCTACTCATTGATAGGGAAAGAATTAATCATTGCATTTAAGCTTAGTGTGGTGTTTTAAAgaagtatctttttattaccagGAAAAATTCAACTGGCATACCCCACATCCTTGAACATAGTGTTCTATGCGGATCAAGAAAATACCCTTTGAAAGAACCATTTGTCGAGCTCTTAAAGGGAAGTTTGCATACTTTCCTGAATGCATTCACATATCCAGATCGGACGTGTTATCCAGTTGCATCAACAAACACTAAGGTGATACCTAACGACCACAAATCCGCTTCAGTCATTTGTTCAAGCAACTCTTTCTTCAACATTCCCATCGTGCATATGGTTGCTCTGCAGGATTTCTACAACTTGGTAGATGTATACCTTGATGCTGTCTTTTTCCCTAAATGTGTTGAGGACTTCCAAACATTTCAACAAGAAGGTTGGCACTATGAGCTCGACAACCCTGAAGAAGAGATAACCTACAAAGGTTTGGTAACCGATTCTAATCTAATAGAGCAAGTACATTTATATGTGAGATTACTTGTCCTTCAAAAAGTATTCaaatataatcctttaatttgTGACTTTAGGTGTTGTCTTCAATGAGATGAAAGGAGTTTATTCTCAACCCGATAACATAATGGGACGTGTATCACAACAGGTAAATTATTTCGTTCGACTTCAGGTGTTCAATCTCTTGGACTCTTGTGTTCGAATTCATTAGCCTTTAGGAGAATGCAATTGCATCTCTTGTTGTCCTTTGCATGATATTGCCCTGGGATCACCATATTGAATAACCTAACATGAGCAGGCCCTTTCTTTTACAACCTACATCTATTGCTGAGATTGAACTTTGACCCTATAAATTAGTTgaattttggtcaatttctgtACTATCATTATCTGCTTTGACCAGATCCAAACTTGTAGATTGGCATACTGCTCTCTTTTTTAACGATGAGTTATTGCAATGAAACTGGGTCCAGGCTGTTGCATTTCCCCCAGTACCCATTCTGCTTTCTGGTTTAAACTGGGTTTATTTTAGACTCCAGTACAGTTGTGACCTGTAATTTCATTTGTAGTATATGCTTCTTTGGTAGATTCTTCCTGGCTTATTTGTTTTTGCTAATAGGCCCGAATACTCCTTTGTGCTGTTCTTATCAGATACAAACGGCAACTTTTTCAGAGTTTCTCTTTTCATGATCCTATTTTGCCAGTCGGTACAAGTAGAAGGGCTTAACTCTTCGGAACTTGCAGGCACTTTTCCCTGAGAACACATACGGGGTTGATAGTGGTGGGGATCCAAACGAAATCCCAAAGCTTACTTTTGAAGAGTTCAAGGTTTGATATTAGTCTGGATCCAAATTTGGTATTTTCATTTATTGCTATTTACTTTTCCATTTGCTATTATATGCACTGTACCAGCAATGCAGTGTTCATGGTGTCTTTTGCTCTTTGTGCTGTTAACTACCGCATTGAGCCAGCAAGGTCCCTTCGCTCTTTTATAGTTAGAAGTTTTGATGATAGGTATTTTTTACTACAAATTATAGAGAGGACTTACTAGATCATCGCACCAGATTTCTTCTAGTACCACCAAAAAGTAATTTTGTAGTTTGGAGTATCGTTAAGCTAACATTGATTGCTTAGTTTGTTTTGAATTTAATTTTCACTTTTTTGTGTCTTGTGTGCAGGAGTTCCACAGTAAGTACTACCATCCAAGCAACGCGAGGATCTGGTTCTACGGTGATGATGATTCAAAAGAGCGGCTGAGTGTTCTAAGTGGTAAGTTGAACATCTAATAGCAATTACTCATTGTACTCACAGAGTTGTTTTTGTGAACCACCTTTTCATGATGCTCTGAGTTTTCCTATTTCTAAACACTCttaaaacttctctctttttcctACCCCTTTGTTCTGTAGAATACCTTGACCAGTTTGAAGCCAGCCCTGCTCCTAATGAATCGAAGGTTTGGCCGCAGAGGTTATTCAAAGAACCAGTGAGGATCGTAGAGAAGTACCCTGCTGGTCAAGAAGGCGATTTGACAAAGAAATATATGGTGTGCACTAATTGGCTGTTGACAGAGAAGCCACTAGATGTAGAAACTGAGCTTACACTTGGTTTCCTGGATCATCTTTTGCTGGGAACTCCTGCTTCACCACTAAGAAGGATTCTTCTTGAAAGTGGTCTAGGAGAAGCTATAGTGGGAGGTGGTGTTGAGGATGAGCTCCTTCAGCCACAGTTTAGTATAGGCTTGAAAGGTGTATCAGAGAATAACATTCAAAAAGTTGAAGAGTTGGTAATGCAAACTTTAAAGAATTTGGCAGAGGAAGGGTTTGCATCAGAAGCAGTGGAAGCTTCCATGAACACAATCGAATTTGCTCTTAGGGAGAACAACACAGGATCATTCCCTCGAGGCTTGTCACTGATGCTTCGTTCAATTGTATGAACAACTACCTCATAATTTTTCTTTCAGTGAAAAAGACATATGTCTGAACATATTCATGTATTGTCTTCAACTTCACAAAAAATTTCAGGGCAAATGGATATATGATATGGACCCTTTTGAGCCTCTGAGATATGAACGACCATTGCAACAATTGAAAGCACGCATTGCAGAGGACGGATCAAAAGCTGTGTTCTCACCGCTCATTGAGAAATTTATTTTGAAGAATGCACATCGTGTCACAGTTGAAATGCAGGTCAGTAGAGCTTCTCACTTCAGAAATTTTACATCAAGATAGCTTTTTCATTATGCCTCAGATATACGTCAAATTTATACCTTTATTGTGCAGCCTGATCCAGAGAAAGCATCACGTGATGAAGCGGttgaaaaagaaattctaaAACAAGTGAAAGGTAGCATGACCCAGGAGGATCTTGCAGAGTTGGCTCGTGCTACTAAGGAGCTAAAGGATAAACAAGAAACTCCAGACCCTCCAGAAGCTCTCAAGGCTGTCCCTAGCCTGTCATTGCAAGATATCCCTAAAAAGCCTATTCATGTACCAATAGAGGTAATTCTTTGGCTTGCGCCTGTGATCTATTTGGCCAATGATCTGCATTTTCTTTTACCTCAGCTGAAGCTCTGAAGCCAGGTTAGCTCCAAATTCTGTCTCCAGCAGAGCTTTGAAAAAATCATGAAGCCTAGCCCAATGTTACATTTGAATTGTCCCTAGTTCTTCGTTTTCCAAGTAGCTGGTTTCTGAAGAAATTAGCAGTCTGCTCAACTTAGCGTTAATCTAAATGTAAACTGTCGCTTTTGGCTTAGCGACTTAGCGTTGTTTGGCAAGATTTGCAAGTTTGGATTTCTATGTTGCCATGTTATGAAATATCTAGCCTTGACCAGCGTTACTTATACTGTCCATAACTTATTACTGCACCATATAATGAGAAAAGTTATTTAGGAGTTAATATGTGTGTGATGTGAATCTTCTAGATTCCCCCACTTTCCCAAACTTAATTCACCTGAAAGAGTAAATTTGACTATGTGGTGAAGTAAAGTCTTTTGCTCGGCTAGACTAATTTACCTAGGAAGAATTTAACAATTACCTGCAAGAGCTAACATCTGCATGCCAAAGATCCTTACCCTGCACGATAAGATGAATTGCTGTGGGGTAAGAGATCCAGACAGCCCCTAAGTTGCCCCACATATTGGTGTGAAGCTGCATGCATTCTGTTCATAGGCCAAAGCCACCAATCAAGTATTTTTTTCTCGGAGTATATATGGGAAGGTTGATAACATTAGAATCATGAACTGTTAATTAATAAGTCTGCTAACTTTGTTTTCCTGAATAGGTTATATATCTTTATTTTAGATATCTTCAGCTTACTGTTTTAGTTAGACTAGAGAATATAATGTTCACACTGTAAATGACATATGTAGGTTGGAGAGATAAATGGTGTCAAGGTTTTGCAACATGATCTCTTCACCAATGATGTTGTCTACTCTGAAGTTGTATTTGACATGAGTTCAATGAAGAAAGAATATCTACAATTGTTGCCATTGTTCTGGTGAGCTGATTGATCAATACATTTCTTTGATATATCATGAAGATATTTCTGTATATTATGCGGTACTTGAACTGACTATGAGCATGTGTGCCAGCCAATCTTTGCTGGAGATGGGCACAAAAGACATGGACTTTGTGCAGCTTAATCAATTAATTGGAAGAAAAACTGGAGGTATATCAGTTTATCCATTCACATCATCGGTGAGGGGAAAAGAAGATCCTCTTACTCACATCATTGTTCGGGGAAAGGCAATGGCGCCACGAGTTGAAGATTTGTTTAATCTGGTATGCTTTTGATAATTGTCTGTGTAGACCATAGAGGGAAAGGCAACATCAGGGTGCAGAAGACATGCTTGTTGCTTAATCTGTTTAACTTGCAAGGAAACTCTCTTATGGAAGCTGATCTGGTCATGCAATTTCTGCTCTCATATTTGCATAatgaaataaatttattttctgTTCTTTCAGATGTACACCATTCTTCAAGATGTTCAGTTCACAGAACAGCAGAGGTTCAAACAGTTTGTTTCTCAAAGTAAAGCAAGAATGGAGGTACTACACCGGCATCTTTGTGATGTGGATTATCATAAGCATGAATTTGATGTGGTCACCTAACAATTTGTCCTACACAGAATCGTTTGAGGGGCAGTGGCCATGGCATAGCAGCTGCTAGAATGGATGCTAAATTAAACGCAGCTGGATGGATTGGTGAACAAATGGGTGGTGTTAGGTAAGATTCTTTGtggcatatacatatatgcagaTTGTTAAGTCAGCTGGCTCTTGGAATGGAATTTATGATATGATTTCATTATCATCTCCACTACTAGGCATTATTTTTATCAACATGGTATTTCTGTGTTGagatattcaattttttttcttttgttgctatTGGCAGTTATCTGGAGTATTTGCGAGACCTGGAAACAAAGATTGACCAAGACTGGGACAGCATATCATCTTCACTGGAGGAAATGAGAAAATCACTCTTTTCCAAGGCTGGTTGCTTGATCAACATAACAAGTGACTGGAAAAATCTTGAAAAATCAAGCCAACATATTGCCAAATTTCTTGATTCACTCCCAAGTACTCCGACCCTTGGAAGTGATCCATGGCTTTCTCGACTACCTTCTGTTAATGAAGCCATTGTTGTCCCCACTCAGGTAAGGGTTATTTGTCTTAATAGCTTTCAGCAATCTTTGGGAAATACCTCAATGGCAATTTGGCATACTGAATTTTCAATATCATTTCTCTGTTGTCTGAAGGTTAATTATGTTGGAAAAGCTGGAAACCTTTACCAAAGTGGATACCAGCTCAATGGAAGTGCCTATGTCATCTCAAAGCACATAAGCAACACGTGGTTATGGGACCGTGTTCGAGTTAGTGGTGGTGCATATGGAGGGTTTTGTGATTTTGACACCCATTCAGGTACTTTTATGCTAGCTCTCTTTCTGGACCTGCTAtttcaactattttttatatataacgGGTAAAATTATAGAATCATTTGGTTCCATTGCCAGTTCATATATATTATTGTATTGTAATGAAGCATTACTCTTGCTGCAGGGTGAATTATTTACATAATGCTAAATTTTGTTTCCTGTTGCAGGAGTGTTCTCGTATTTGTCATATCGGGATCCAAACTTACTGAAAACACTAGAGGTCTATGATGAGACAGCAAAGTTTCTCAGGGAGCTAGAAATGGATGATGATGCGCTTACAAAAGCTATTATTGGTACCATAGGTGATGTTGATTCCTACCAGCTACCTGATGCTAAAGGTTACAGCAGGTATGTAAGCCTCTGTTTATGATGCATACTCCCATTGAGCACAACTCCACCAAAAATTGATGATATGCCTTATCATTAGCGCTTTTGATTGAACTTTCACATTGATGGGGGGCCATCTGGGGTTCTGTGAACCAATGTCTTGTTGCTGGTAGTCATGTTCATTTGCAGCACTGCTTGGCAGGCTCGATTTGTTGGGTTTGGATGGGGCTCGGGCCTCAATTTGAGGGCAGTAGGCTTGAGCCTGAAAATGTGTATTAAACTATGTATCCCCtatatattaatttattttcGAACTGAAATTTGGttaaaatagtattttattttggGGAAATAGGTTCTGCAACCGGCGCAGCCTGGCCTTACACATCTAGCTGCTGGTTTGCTATCCGTGTATCTTAGTTGATATGCAGACATGAATGTTTCTGATGCATTTTCTTATGGAAATACTGTCAACATACATATATGAACTAGGCGGATTTTGCTCTCTTTAGTGTGGGACATAAATAATACGTAAGAACTGAACATGCATACTGCTTTTTTCAGCCTAATGCGATATTTGCTGGGCATCACGGACGAGGAACGTCAGCAAAGACGTGAAGAGATACTATCAACCAGGTAGACAAATCCATGATCCAAACATCAtatacttttttctttttgcgctTACCGGATCGTCAACCTTTATGTTTTCTACACAAAAAACATTGATTGTGTTGGTTTTCATGCGCAGTCTGAAGGATTTCAAGGAGTTTGCTGATGCGGCCGAAACCATTAAGGACAACGGTGTTGTGGTTGCTGTTGCATCACATGACGATGTTGAAGCAGCAAATAAGGAAAAGACAGTATTCTCTGAAGTGAAGAAATGCCTGTGAAGCCTTCCAAAGATTTTTAGTCTGTACCAGCACTGAGCGCAGAGGGTTTTTCTTCCTTTGCCGGTCACTGATGACTGCCAAGGCTGACAATGTAACATCACTGCATCAGTTCACATGACGAGAGCACCCTCTCCATGACTGTAGCCGAATTGTAGCTTCTCTTTCTCCACGCAAATTTGGGGTCAATAATTAGCTGAGTGATGAGCGAAGCACATTAGTGTATGCTAGATTGCTAGCGATGCTCTTTTCCCCATCATGCCATCTCAGTGCTCAAACAAGTCAGATGTAATCCTGACAGAATACAAAGAAGAGATTATGATATTTGCTCAAATGATTGTTCGAGATTTTCCATGTTCAAGTACACCCTCTGCAACGGAACAGGATGCAGCCATTGCAACTGGAACAGGATGCATTAATGGAAGGATCGATGCATCTAATCATGTCTTAATGAGATCCCCAGTAGTAATTACAAGTGTTTAATAACAGAAATCCAAACAGAAGAAACTAATCCTGCAGCGATGAAGTAGAAGCACCTCACTTCCTGCTCTGCTGCGCCTGGTGCTGCTGCCTGTGCAGCTGCGCGGACGCGATAGCCAGCATGGACCTCACCTTGGCCACAGCCGCGGTCTTCTCCGGCGGGCAGCTCGCCAGGGCCACCCGCAGCGACCGCACGGCCGCGTCCGGCTGCCCAGCCCCCAGCGCCGCGCACGCCGCCCGGTACGCCTCGTCCGCGACCCTCGCGTCGTAGCAGGCgggggcctcctcctccctgcccTCGGACGGAGGCTGCGGCCGCGGCTCCGGctgggaggaggcggaggcgggggcgggGTCGAGGAGGGCGCAGGCGCGGGCGTACTCGGTGGAGGCTATGGCTGCGTCGATCTGGGACATGAGGGACTCGGGCGTCGACGGGAAGCTTCGGATCGCGTCGAACGGGCTCCAGCCTCGCCGCCCGCCTCCGCCGACCCCGCCGGACATGGCTGGCTGGTGGTAGCTGCCGCGATGTGTAGCGTAAGCGAGGAGGAAAAGGCCAGACGCAGCTAAAGATCCGACCGCGACGTGTGGCGCGGCCAAGTCCTAGCCGTCTGTGTCCGATTCCTCGTGCCGCTTTCGTCGAAGTTGCAACACAGTGACACTGACACACCGACGTCAGAATTCAGAAGCGTATGGAGCTTCTTCAGGGCTCGAGATAACAAATGGGCATTGCCATGAACTCATGATCACACGAATATCGATCAGAGAGCAAGTTGGGAGATCACAATAGGGTGAATCATTGAATTGAGCTGATCACCACCAAATCCAATTGTACCTCAACAAGCATCCCTCAAAAACTTTCGCTGCCAAGTGGACTAAGCTAAGTTCTACATCGTATATACCAGGGCAGCAAGAAGAAAACGCAAAACAGTATaatgacaaaaagaaaagaaaagaaaaggtgtaTAGAGATTTGTCGGTTCAAGCTGTATCAGTCCAAGCCTCAAATGAGCTGCTGGGGCTGGCAGCTCATGCACTGATGACACCAGA
Coding sequences:
- the LOC133919856 gene encoding uncharacterized protein LOC133919856, translated to MSGGVGGGGRRGWSPFDAIRSFPSTPESLMSQIDAAIASTEYARACALLDPAPASASSQPEPRPQPPSEGREEEAPACYDARVADEAYRAACAALGAGQPDAAVRSLRVALASCPPEKTAAVAKVRSMLAIASAQLHRQQHQAQQSRK
- the LOC133917726 gene encoding uncharacterized protein LOC133917726; the encoded protein is MELMTPPPPQGFLLDSATSGAYTTESAIMNRFASAEDVTAGNPFLATAVTAPPSPNPFEHLPPGASDADPFDLFQHFTSAPASPARAAAIYAQFDSVDGDGPGYDKADDGFQPRVSYSTVASTVPFDWEQKPGKPKPEFTSAVATVDGGEVDDTDFDFGVLLDKATQTQELSTADELFDEGKIRPLKPPPRLLDGGSVGSTPRSARSVMWSPRLRNLVGPGSSDFDPFAAALAKAPSPLGAGSKDDEGGIESSSSPMNPHSATSPTSTAPATNNGGRKKWRLSDLLLFRRASAKGRAACNISMDPVFRYAPVQQLGTPVKKARAGSVATDGNASAGKRKKQSKKAEAAAAPEGGMPMPHRQSMMGCVRLHPGLNRLAKGFNGHSAHLGRGSARSATKG
- the LOC133919854 gene encoding presequence protease 1, chloroplastic/mitochondrial-like; translated protein: MERVALLRTSGRRLLYRCRRGRTMVPAASAPSAARRPSSSSFPSRSYSALPGGGARLLAAAAPLHCAGRYWPAAAPRLARRLSAPAVSTSPSPVPQDTDDVHEHAAKLGFEKVSEQIIDECKSAAILYKHKKTGAEVMSVSNDDENKVFGIVFRTPPKNSTGIPHILEHSVLCGSRKYPLKEPFVELLKGSLHTFLNAFTYPDRTCYPVASTNTKDFYNLVDVYLDAVFFPKCVEDFQTFQQEGWHYELDNPEEEITYKGVVFNEMKGVYSQPDNIMGRVSQQALFPENTYGVDSGGDPNEIPKLTFEEFKEFHSKYYHPSNARIWFYGDDDSKERLSVLSEYLDQFEASPAPNESKVWPQRLFKEPVRIVEKYPAGQEGDLTKKYMVCTNWLLTEKPLDVETELTLGFLDHLLLGTPASPLRRILLESGLGEAIVGGGVEDELLQPQFSIGLKGVSENNIQKVEELVMQTLKNLAEEGFASEAVEASMNTIEFALRENNTGSFPRGLSLMLRSIGKWIYDMDPFEPLRYERPLQQLKARIAEDGSKAVFSPLIEKFILKNAHRVTVEMQPDPEKASRDEAVEKEILKQVKGSMTQEDLAELARATKELKDKQETPDPPEALKAVPSLSLQDIPKKPIHVPIEVGEINGVKVLQHDLFTNDVVYSEVVFDMSSMKKEYLQLLPLFCQSLLEMGTKDMDFVQLNQLIGRKTGGISVYPFTSSVRGKEDPLTHIIVRGKAMAPRVEDLFNLMYTILQDVQFTEQQRFKQFVSQSKARMENRLRGSGHGIAAARMDAKLNAAGWIGEQMGGVSYLEYLRDLETKIDQDWDSISSSLEEMRKSLFSKAGCLINITSDWKNLEKSSQHIAKFLDSLPSTPTLGSDPWLSRLPSVNEAIVVPTQVNYVGKAGNLYQSGYQLNGSAYVISKHISNTWLWDRVRVSGGAYGGFCDFDTHSGVFSYLSYRDPNLLKTLEVYDETAKFLRELEMDDDALTKAIIGTIGDVDSYQLPDAKGYSSLMRYLLGITDEERQQRREEILSTSLKDFKEFADAAETIKDNGVVVAVASHDDVEAANKEKTVFSEVKKCL